The following coding sequences are from one Clostridioides difficile ATCC 9689 = DSM 1296 window:
- a CDS encoding FAD-dependent oxidoreductase — translation MKVLIIGGVAAGTKTAAKIKREMGDNCSVTILNKGDDISYAGCGLPYYVGKIIEDKSSLIVNTPESFSKLTGAEVRCGVEVTSIDRNAKQVTLKTLSTGEKENLSYDKLVIATGADPIKPPIPGIDLPGVFFMRTPNDAIKLRDSIENGIKRAVVIGGGFIGLEIAENLSAMGIRVSVVDMAEHVMPGFDTDFAEYVENHMADKGIMIFTGDQVVGIEGENKVEKLRTKNRAIKTDLVVMSVGIRPNTGFLKDTGLEFAPNNTIIADEYMLTNDKDIYVVGDCAFVKNSLTNKPTWSPMGSSANHEGRICAQNISGKSKTYNGVLGTTVVKLPELNAGKTGLSKEIAEKEGYNVCSVTIATDDKAHYYPGASNFIIRMVAEKNTRKLLGVQVMGPGAVDKIVDIAATAITLGADLYSLESMDLAYAPPFSTAIHPFVVAVNVLQNKLNGELDSVLLDEIEDFDSWTKLDVSKAPSIPSLRYIPVGEINGEIEGLAKDEKILLICAKGKNSYMAQNRLRRFGYTNTKVLEGGTLFYPNLKVMEE, via the coding sequence GTGAAAGTATTAATTATAGGTGGAGTTGCTGCTGGAACAAAAACTGCTGCAAAAATAAAACGTGAAATGGGTGATAATTGCTCTGTTACAATACTAAATAAAGGTGATGATATTTCTTATGCAGGTTGTGGTCTTCCATATTACGTTGGTAAGATAATTGAAGATAAATCATCTTTAATCGTAAATACACCTGAAAGTTTTTCTAAACTAACAGGAGCAGAAGTTCGTTGTGGAGTTGAAGTTACATCTATTGATAGAAATGCAAAACAAGTAACTTTGAAAACGCTTTCAACAGGAGAAAAAGAAAATCTAAGCTATGACAAACTTGTAATTGCTACAGGGGCAGACCCAATAAAACCACCAATACCTGGAATAGATTTACCTGGAGTATTCTTTATGCGTACTCCAAATGATGCTATAAAACTAAGAGATTCTATTGAAAACGGTATTAAGAGAGCTGTTGTTATTGGTGGAGGTTTCATTGGTCTTGAAATTGCTGAAAATCTTTCTGCAATGGGTATACGTGTAAGTGTTGTTGATATGGCTGAACATGTTATGCCTGGATTTGATACTGATTTTGCTGAATACGTTGAAAATCATATGGCTGATAAAGGCATAATGATTTTTACAGGTGACCAGGTTGTAGGTATTGAAGGTGAAAATAAAGTTGAAAAACTTCGTACTAAAAATAGAGCTATTAAAACAGATTTAGTGGTTATGTCAGTTGGAATCCGTCCTAACACAGGTTTTCTAAAAGACACAGGTTTAGAATTTGCCCCTAATAATACAATTATTGCAGATGAATATATGCTTACAAATGACAAAGATATATACGTAGTTGGAGACTGTGCTTTTGTAAAAAATTCTTTAACAAATAAACCTACATGGTCACCTATGGGGTCATCTGCAAATCATGAGGGTAGAATTTGCGCACAAAATATATCTGGAAAATCTAAAACTTACAATGGTGTTCTTGGAACAACAGTAGTAAAATTACCTGAGCTCAATGCAGGAAAAACAGGTCTAAGTAAAGAAATAGCTGAAAAAGAAGGTTATAATGTTTGCTCTGTAACCATAGCTACTGATGATAAAGCTCATTATTATCCAGGTGCATCTAATTTTATTATAAGAATGGTTGCTGAAAAAAATACTAGAAAATTATTAGGTGTTCAAGTTATGGGACCTGGAGCGGTTGATAAAATAGTAGATATCGCTGCTACTGCAATAACTTTAGGCGCTGACCTTTATTCATTAGAAAGTATGGACCTTGCATATGCACCACCTTTTTCAACAGCTATTCACCCTTTTGTAGTGGCAGTAAATGTTTTACAAAATAAACTTAATGGAGAACTTGATAGTGTTTTACTTGACGAAATTGAGGATTTTGACAGTTGGACTAAACTTGATGTTTCAAAAGCTCCTTCTATTCCTAGTTTACGTTATATTCCTGTTGGTGAAATTAATGGAGAAATTGAAGGCCTTGCTAAGGATGAAAAAATTCTTCTTATATGTGCTAAAGGTAAAAATAGCTATATGGCGCAAAATCGCTTAAGACGCTTTGGCTATACAAATACGAAAGTTCTTGAAGGTGGAACACTATTTTATCCAAATCTTAAGGTAATGGAGGAGTAA
- a CDS encoding 4Fe-4S dicluster domain-containing protein, with protein MSNVTAEQKKEVKGRGFLPSRDGEHFAARIITVNGVINASQAKKIAEAAEKFGNGQLAFTTRLTVELPGVKFEDIEALSEFIASENLITGGTGSRVRPVVACKGTVCVHGLADTQALAAEIHEEFYKNWYDVKLPHKFKIGVGGCPNNCIKPDLNDLGIVGQRVPDYDSELCVGCKKCAVVEVCPVKAAKLTDKGKLEIDSNLCNNCGKCIESCNFDSIEEKESGYKVYIGGKWGKSVRPGTQIDRLFSKEELMTLIEKAILLFREQGNTGERFGITIDRIGADKFIEMLLSDEVLERKEEILEALLHLTGGAVC; from the coding sequence ATGAGTAATGTTACAGCAGAACAAAAAAAGGAAGTAAAAGGTAGAGGTTTTCTACCAAGCAGGGATGGAGAACATTTTGCAGCACGTATAATAACTGTAAATGGTGTAATAAATGCATCACAAGCAAAAAAAATTGCAGAAGCTGCTGAAAAATTCGGAAACGGTCAGTTAGCATTTACTACTAGACTAACAGTAGAATTACCTGGTGTAAAATTTGAAGATATTGAAGCTCTAAGTGAATTTATTGCTAGCGAAAATCTAATAACAGGTGGAACTGGATCAAGGGTTCGTCCTGTTGTGGCTTGTAAAGGTACTGTTTGTGTTCATGGTCTAGCTGATACACAGGCACTTGCTGCTGAAATACACGAAGAATTTTACAAAAATTGGTATGATGTAAAACTACCTCATAAGTTCAAAATTGGTGTTGGTGGATGCCCTAATAACTGTATTAAACCTGACCTAAATGATCTTGGAATTGTTGGTCAACGTGTACCTGACTATGATTCAGAGCTTTGTGTTGGTTGTAAAAAATGTGCTGTTGTAGAGGTCTGTCCTGTTAAAGCAGCTAAATTAACAGATAAAGGTAAACTTGAAATAGATAGTAATCTATGTAATAACTGTGGTAAGTGTATAGAAAGTTGTAATTTTGATAGTATTGAAGAAAAAGAATCTGGTTATAAAGTCTATATAGGAGGGAAATGGGGAAAATCAGTTCGTCCTGGAACACAGATTGATAGATTATTTTCAAAAGAGGAACTTATGACTTTAATTGAAAAAGCAATTCTTTTATTTAGAGAACAGGGTAACACAGGTGAACGTTTTGGAATAACTATCGATAGAATCGGTGCTGATAAATTT